GCTGGATGGCGTAGCGCAGCGACGTCTCCATGCCGATCCGAGTGAGGACCGTGTGGGCCTCCTCGCTCAGCTCCACGTCCTCTTCTTCGCACCTGAAAACGTAAAACACTCGGGTTATACGTCGGATCCTTATTGAAACGATTTCTGCGAGTGGATGGCCGGGTGAAGAACCCTCACCGGATCTTTAGGATCTgccttgtttctttttctgtgtaaggtgaggtggcgatgatgagcAGACGGTCCAGGAGGTCGATGGGGATGCCGTGAGGGCTCTGGTAGTTTGTTCCACGGATTCTGCGTGAAAGTTAAAAGTGAGTGTAGGTTCACTTTTTCATAAACTTTAGAGTGAcgcattttgtttattttctttattccttGGGTTTGTGTTAATAGTACCGAGTGATGCCTCTGTTGGTCGCCATGATGAGAACTGGGGACAGATCACTCTCTAGTGCACGATTCAGGAAGGAGAAGCACTCCATGTCCAGCATGTGAACCTCGTCGATAAACAACACCTGAATAGACGGGGACATTTAGCTTAACTGCATTAATCGTAAGCAGAGGAAGAACATTCAAGGAACACACTTACCCCAGGAATAATCTCCGCCTTTCCCTCTTCCCTCCACTCACACACTTTGGCGTTAATCTGCTCACGGACCTCGGACTTGATCTCTCCCGTGTCTCCGGAGAAGAGAGCCAGGAAGCCTTGCGTGCGGCTGTTGATGACGTCGATCTCGTGGAGCGACACTGTGTGCACCACCTCCTTCCTCTTCTGCAGCTCTCCCTCAGGACACTGGACAAACTTtgtctgcaaaaacaaagaaaacttacTTTTATATCCCAACATTTGTAGAACTAACAATTTAGGAGATACCTTTATCAGGGTATCTGCACACAAGgccaaatttaagacttttaagactATTTTTAATGCCAgcttgaatgaaatttaagagcgagaaaactataaatgtaGGGGAAAGTTGGAGAGTCCTGTTAACATTAGTGGCTTTtcaacagaagtgagccagcGGCAAAAACGAACGTTGCCCCAACAACtaaaaaaagctagctagctagcaaggctATCTGAACAGCTAAGTGCCAACCTCCCCCAGTCACACAACgcaatgaaaatgtttgcatgcaTCAAACTCTTGCCTTACAGAGACTTTAGTGGAGCATACCTGAGCTCCCATAGCATCATAGTCTCTGGCTCTAGTGAAAGAGCGTCCCAACTTGGTGATCTTGCCAGTGGCTTTGTCAATGGTGATGACATCTCTGTAGGAAGAGAGgggaacagaaacacagaacatttgtgtgttttagctGAGTATGTGTTATATTAAAATCctggacaaaaaaagaaaaatacaaaatagaaacTTACCCAGCTTGTACTTTCTCTTTGCTTAGACTGTCAATCATCTTGTTGCCCAAATCATATATAGTCTCCATTTCAGTAGTCTTTAGCGTCAGCTTGCCCACTTTTGCACCCTGATCAAAACATGTCAATCTTCagtcatttttggtttttaaaaaatccttaaGCACATCATGCACACCTTCTAACATCACAAATACAAAGGGCCCTATGTaattgtgatatatatatatatatatatatatatatatatatatatatatatacagtatatgcgtGGATTtagaaagtaattaaaaatcaGCTCACCGTTCCAGTGGCGGGTCTATCAATCTGGATCTCCACCACCTCTCCTTCAATGATCTCCGTCTCCTCCCTGTCGATAAACAACTTTGcttattcatttcattcagaaaCAATACTGCTCACAGATCTGTTATTGTAGCGATTCCCTCACTTGATTCTCACTCCGATTGCCTTTCTAAAAGCTTGGCTCAGTGCTTCCGTCTTGCTCATTTCCAGGGAGAAGATCTCACTCCCGGCCAGAGCTGTGAAGGGCGTGTCAGGCCCCAGCGACTGTGCTATTCCTACAGGAGGACAAATACAGTCGACATAGAACGAAAATGCAGCTTGAGCAAATTACATCAATGCAAGTGGAAAATACCACTTTCTCTAAAGGAAGATGCTGTGTGCTGGAAAGCCGCCAGTGGACCTCTTACCCATAGCGATGGCAGTTTTTCCTGTGCCAGGTTGGCCGGCGATCAGTACTGCCCTGCCAGCAATGTGGCCGTCTTTAATCATCTCCAGGATGACCCCTGCTGCACGACGGGCGGCCAGCTGGCCGACCAGTCCCTGAGACACCTGCAGGTGAACAGGAGCCGGTCACCTTCAGCACAAACTCAGCATATTTCAATACACTCCTGTACCACTGGCAAAGTCAGGGTTCCTACAGCCTAAGAAAAGTTAAATTCAAGACTTTAGACTTTTTTAATGTTGCTTAAATTTGAAgacattaaacacacacacacaaactcaagTTAGCAAcaatttcaggatttttttggTTCCAgtgttaatgtttaaaattttgaaacaaattttacaagacagatttaagacattttaatacCAAATAacacttttatatatttttagatccATGAACTCAATGCctataaagacattttaaggatCCACAGGAACCCTTAAAGTAATTAGTGATTATATGTTGTATGAACAAATACAATACCCCAGGGACCACAGTCAAAAAGTTTCACCTAACTTtactacaaaaaacaaaatgatcaacTACAATTAAACAGCTTAAAGCAGAGAATTTGATTAGGAGCATCTGCCTGAACAGCAAAAAACAATcttaaccaatcagagcctatGAAAAGGAACACATAGGCTCCATATGAAAATAGTTTTGCTAACAATCATCtcgtaaagaaagaaaaaaaacagctcctCTCTTTACAGTTTAAAGAGAAAGTCCAACCAATCCAAAACTCAAGGCTCTGTCCTACCTGTCTTGGCTCCAAAGCATCATCCAGTCCAAGGCCGCGGATGTGAGAATGAGCCCCTACAACACATGGTGACGAGAGAGAAGACGTCAGCTACACTTGGAAGGGTAGATTAGATTAAGAGTGCAAAGTAAATCTGGATTCCTACCGATTCTCTCAATCCGTGTGATGTCACGAACCTCTGGAACTTTTGTAGCCGCCATCTGCAACAGTGGAAAAATCgggaaaaagattaaatatagcaaagtttaaaataatcacatttaGACCTGGAGAGTGATAATCACATTGtcctaaattttaaaaatatgaaaccaTTTAGAGGGGATGGTTGGTATTTTATATACCGTTTACCATACTGTAATCTTTACCAGCCAGAGATCCTATTATAATCACAGCTTACAGTAATTAGTTAGAAAGGATTTAAGAAATTACAGTTACTTTACAAAAGATTGTAACCAATATCTGGACAGGAATAAGCACATTTAATTCTAATAGCAGCTAATACTGTGTTAGCAAAACAGACTTTTTTCATCAATTGTTTCTTCACAAAATAGCTCGAGTTAAGCCAATTTGGATGGAAAGTCGGTGAACgtcaattttcaagttttgtcaCAGATTATCCATTGGATTTAGATCCAGATTTTACTTGGGTTATTCCAATACATAAGCATTGATAAATCCTTCACTGGCAATTCTACAATAACCATAGCGACAAgatggattagcagtgcttgccaaCAGCTGACtgtgtcatccaggacatgctACTGTGGGATATGGTCTTTGCTGTCTGGTCATTGAGCTGTTAGTATGCTGTGACCGCCTCTAGACTGTCCCACAGCaagagtcttcagtcagagacttcttcactgcaagactgactgctactggagatcctttcTTCACCACCCACAAATCTTTAAAGATACTTGGATCATACCAGTTGCAACACTGAATTGCTCTTTGagatgaataaagtatttttgaatttgaaatgaatTCTACTTCTGGCTTTATGGTGATGGTCGTTGTTTTTCTAGACAAAGTACAATGGAATAGAAGAAATAAAGATTGCTATTCAACTTGCAAGCTCTCTTACTCACCAGGAAGCCACAAtgataattaaaatcacaacatGTCACAATAGAAATACTAAATTACCAAAAACTAAAGAGAGTAAGCTGTTAAATATTCAAGAATACGTTAGAAAGGTTTGTGGTGTTCAGTTGGTTGTCATAGTGACAGTCGTAACTCATGCAGCAAGAGTCTCAACCcgtaagaaaaacatgaaacattttatttaatctttttgtttttgagagaTAAATAATTGAAAGTTGGCGGAGCAATAAAACTGGTTAAATTCTAAAGACGTACTAAAGAGCTACGTTCACTCTTCAGATGGGTATTTGGGACTGCAATAAATACACGCCATGCTAATGGCAGCTAATGTTATGCTAGCGAATTAGCTTACTCCATTCATAGCTTTCTATAAAAGTGAAGCGCCACAACGTACTAAAATAAGGACCACTCGTAGGCCCTCGTAACAAATCTTTCACTTTCTGTACACAAGCAACTATATTAATgtataaaacagtaaaatgataTTACAAAATATTCTACCGGTTTACAGTAAAACGTGTGCACTCACCTCCACAACCACACTGAACGTGAGAATGCAGCGGCGCTTTTTCTGAAGACAGACCGCCTTAATGCGTCCGGAAGGAAACaaattttgattttcagttCCTATACGTTTTTCAGCTTTGCCCTCTCCACAGACGGACGCGGTGAGAAATACTAGAAGGGAAACTGAGAACAACGCACTTATTCTaccaaaaacttatttttaaggTAGGTGctctacatatttttattcatatgcATAAATATGAATTGGACTCGGACCATTGTAACAGGAATtgcatatttgaaatatttctcttCCCCTCGagacttattttaaaaaaacaaactcttccGCTCATAATGTATTAAGATTTTAAGCATCAGTTTCCTACTGCTCAATGCTGGTTgcgttcatttatttttgatttgtttaacaATTCTTTGTATAACGTCATAGATATAGAAGTGTCAAACCCATATCAAACAGTTAATGTTGCTTTTCCTTTAAAATATAgccagattttaattttgtttcgcCATACAATGTAGCTACACTATAATTCCACATTTTCTATGTTATTATCCGGAGTGGttaaagttatttgtttttaatctgattatgtAATGGAGATTACACGTTCCCCTCTACCACCCAGCCATGGAtattagaaaacaaatatttctgtgtGGAGACAAGGCGGGTGGGGTGATTACATGGTGCAGGAAGGAAGTCTGTCGCAGCTAATCCCACTGAAGGTCTGCATGTCTCTAAAAGGTACTAAAGGCACTTTTGCAGTGCTTTACTTTTGTCCAGAGAATCTTGAGTGGATCCCAACAGCCTGATGGGAAAATAAAACTCTGCATGCAGTGCTGTACATATGTCTCCACCAGAGGCTGCAAGACTCAAAGGATAAATGCAGATGAATAGATCCTGCCTCTCAAAGGTAGTAAGTACATCATGCACAAACTTAAAGTTTTTGGGGGAATACTTTTATGTAATAGGCCAACACAACtttgaagtgaaaagaaaattatatattgttttacaatttttttgccacaaaaaatctgaaaagtgtggcattaTGTCCTACCGATTGCTTTCAGAAGTCTCTTAACTGCTAAACAGAATCCACTTGTATGCCTCCAAGCACAGCACACTGGTCAGGGATACAACTGTGGGAGAGTTTGAAGTGGGAGTAGGTTATTAAACAATATCTAAAGCTTTAAGTATGTCATAGATCGCTGTTCAGTCCttcacataaaaaatgaaacagctATGGTACAACTACAAATCTTACAAAATATGTCAGCTGGGGTTCAGAAGTCctgactgttttttacgtgtacATATCTCTGTTGTGTAACATTTAAGCCAACATTTCATCCCTcacaaaaatgtggaaaaccttAATTTAAGGAAGCAGATAAATTGAGAATGCAACATTAAAGCAAACTTCATATCCTGACTAAAATCTAGAGCAGGTTTTTATATCCTTCCTATAACGTCTTCAAAGTCACTCCCTTAAGGCTCAGGTTGCAGAATTCCACAATTACTTGTTTTCAGTATGATGCCAAGAGGATGCAGAACTTTACATGAAAAATGGATGTGAAATACTAATTTAACAAGAGACTGCTAAATCTCTTGTTAAACAATCCTGCTATCTTAAAAAGCAGGATAGAAATACATGCAAGTCATGCGTTTCTTTTAGAGCCTTTTGGTTACTCATCACTTGTTTCTGTACAGTTCTCAACAAACCTCTTAAAGGGAAACAATACCAACACTGCCATCCAGACAGAAACTTGTTATACACATTCAGTGAGTCTACAAAAGTGTTTGCTTTATTGTTAATTTCCTTAACAATAAAGTAGAtgataatgtttttgtttggaatTATGGTtgcaagtaaatatttaatattaagaCATGCTGTGTATGGTTTGCTATCTTAATGAACAAGAAAGCAGCCTTCAGAAGCAGAGGTACTACAGTTTTGGCAGTTATCACTTTGTTATCCTAACAAAgtgataaattataaaattgaGACAATGACATCACAACtttttgtgttaaaacaaatgtttattgatAGAAATAAGTTTAATATGAAATTATCATAACATACATCAGTCaagtactgtatatatttggaGTTACTCTATAAGTGCTTTCCCCCTAACATTTGTTcattataagtaaaaaaaataaaataaaatcacatccATCATAACAGCTTCCCTTTGATCAACACACATTGttcaaagtaaaaagaaaggaaatatatatttgtaaaatacacaCATATGTATAAAAAGTAATAACAGATGATTATTCAGTGATTGTTGGACGGATTTTATTAAATCACAGCTGTACGAGAGTGATTGCAGAATCGTACCAAACCCAAAACCCTGGATAGACAGGCTCGCTGAAGGAGGTCTTGAAACGGTGGAGGAGGGACATGGTGTCCCCTACGGTGTAGAACGAGAGAGTGCCCCCATCGTAGTCCAGGAAGACCCCGATGCGGGAGGAGTAAGGCGCTTTTATCTCTGTCTGGTCCTTGCTGTGGCGGGCCGAGTAGCTGGAATCGGAGCAGAACAGGCTCCATGACTTGCGGTTGTAGCCAATGCGGCAGCTGTCTCCATAGCCCGTCCTCTTGATGCCTTTGTAGGTGACTCCGAGGGCTGTGCCCTCACCGCTCCAGTCTACCTCCCAGTAGTAGGCACCTCCAGCAAGGTTCTCCTTACAGAGGACCTGGGGCAAGGAGTCAAACCTGGAGGGGTTGTCTTCGTAATCTTGGGGGTCTCTCTTGAGGGCGGCCTTTTTATTCCCTCGAGACAAGTAGAGCTGTCTGTAGGCTGTGTTTGGGTCCAGAGTGAGCTGGCAAGCatctaaataattaaaaacaaacattcactcAGTAAGAGAAATCATTTAACTTAAATTGCTTGGGGTTAAATATAAATGAGCAGACCAAAGTAAGGTGAGGAACCCTTCACCAGTGCACCGCTAACTATAATGTCCCAGAGGTTAGCAGAATCTAATTAGCATTTTCACCTCTATTAGATGTTTAACTAACTTCTGCAAGAGCATGCTTTGCAGGGGGAAAAAGCAGGAGACCCTCTGGCTgg
This region of Xiphophorus hellerii strain 12219 chromosome 11, Xiphophorus_hellerii-4.1, whole genome shotgun sequence genomic DNA includes:
- the ruvbl2 gene encoding ruvB-like 2 encodes the protein MAATKVPEVRDITRIERIGAHSHIRGLGLDDALEPRQVSQGLVGQLAARRAAGVILEMIKDGHIAGRAVLIAGQPGTGKTAIAMGIAQSLGPDTPFTALAGSEIFSLEMSKTEALSQAFRKAIGVRIKEETEIIEGEVVEIQIDRPATGTGAKVGKLTLKTTEMETIYDLGNKMIDSLSKEKVQAGDVITIDKATGKITKLGRSFTRARDYDAMGAQTKFVQCPEGELQKRKEVVHTVSLHEIDVINSRTQGFLALFSGDTGEIKSEVREQINAKVCEWREEGKAEIIPGVLFIDEVHMLDMECFSFLNRALESDLSPVLIMATNRGITRIRGTNYQSPHGIPIDLLDRLLIIATSPYTEKETRQILKIRCEEEDVELSEEAHTVLTRIGMETSLRYAIQLISTAGLVCRKRKGTEVQVEDIKRVYSLFLDEARSSQYMKEYQDSFLFNETQTASMDTS